The window GCTTGATTACGCTTGGCAAAAAGTATTGATGTACGACAACTTACAGCTTATGTCGACTCACAACTGGTAGCAAGCCAGTTAAACGGCAGCTTTGAAGCAAGAGATACATCGATGCAAAAATACCTAGAGCTTACGAAAGCACTAACCAACACCTTCGCAGTAATTGAAATAAAGCAAATACCCCGTAACCGTAATAAGAAAGCTTGCTTCTCTGCTCTACGACCACTTCACCAAAAAGGTTATGGTTGAAGTACTAGAAAGAAAGTCCACTGAAGAGGATACTCTCATGGCAACAATTACAACAGAGGAAGAATGTTGGATGACACCTTTCATAAAATACCTTGCCGACGGTACCCTCCCGAAAGAAAAATTACAAGCCCGTAGGATACGAATGCGGGCACCAATGTACAACTTTAAAAATGGCATCCTGTATAGGAAATCATTCACAGAGCCTTATTTAAGATGCGTTGGCCCAGCGCAGGCCAAAGAGATCATACCAGAAATGCACGAAGGAGCCTGCTACACACATTCCGGCTACCAAACGATAGTTAGCAGGATCAAGTGAATGAGTTATTTCTAGCCACACATGTACCGGGACACATATGACCTGATCGTAAACTGTGAGGCATGTCAAATACACGCTCCCGTCAACAGATCCCCTTATCGTAACATGTTTCCTATACACGCCGCTTGGATGTTCTGCAAATGGGGGATCGACATTGTCAGCCCATTCCCAAGTGGTATTGGAAACGTCAAATTCATAGTAGTCGCAATCGACTACTTTACAAAATAGGTCGAGATCGTTAAGCACGATTACAGAAAGAAAAATCTTAACCTTTGTATGGGAGGAGATTGTTTGTAGTTTCGGTTTACCACGAGAGATAGTCAGCGACAACGGCACACAATTTGCACACAATCCATTTAAGGACTGGTGTGCAGACATGgacattcaacagtcatttacttccGTGGCCTACCCACAGGCCAACGGACAAGTTAAGGTTACTAACAGAGACATCGTTGCCGGCATAAAAGCAAGACTAGGTAAACACCCGCAAGGATGGGTGGATGAACTCCAACATGTGCTATGGGCACACCAGAGAACACCGAAAGATAGTACGAACAAAACACCTTTCAGTCTGGTGTACGGCACCGAAGCGGTTATCCCGACTGAAGTGCTTGTCCCAACCAACCGTATAACAACATTTGATGAACAACAATACGATGAAGCATTGCGAGAAAACTTGGATGCTCTAGAAGAACGGCGAACGATAGCACATATCCGGCAAGCCGAAAAGAAACAAAAAACCATAAACCACTATGACAAAAAAGTCAAGCCACCAGATTTTCAGTTAAATGACTTGGTGTTACATAGCAACGAAGCCAGCCGACAGCAAGACGTCAGAAAATTGAGCCCAAGATGGGAGGTACCTTACAAGGTCATCGGCATAACCGAGTATGGTGCATACCACCTGGAGACACCAGATGGAGTTCCAATACAACACCCATGTCACGCCTTTCATTTGAAGAAATATCATGTGTAACTTATCTGCGTCCGGGAGGACTGATCACCCACTCAGATGTCAGAAATGCAAAACACTTATGTACTCAAATCATTTCTATGTATAAGTCATCAATTAAGCTTCATTTTATATACTTATGCACTGTAACGACTCTGAATATGACACAAGTAAAATCAAAAGTCTTTTGGCATATTTTAGACCTAACGCCAGAAGAAATGTTTTCTAGCTTTCGTTGGTAGGAGGAAACCCCTTGAAGAACCTTCTCGGAGAACCAGGGTGTCCGACCATATCATTGATGGTCCAGTTCTACCGTATAAACAACTCGACCATACTCACGCGTAGTCTAGATATCTACATTTTTATCATGACAATATACGCAACTCAAAGCAAAATAAACTAGTTTATACACAATATGTAACAAGATATAAAGAAGTCACATTAATCATACAAAACACAACCGAGTGCATATCTCTACAGTTGGTGATTTTCAATATCTTCCACGGATGAGTTCTCGTCCCTACAGATTTTGTCTAACTCTTCAAAACTAATCTGGCCGAGATCCTCATGTGCTCGCTGGCAGTCCTAGACACAGGTAGCGCTCAAACCAGTCTTCATCTTTTGGGTCGCGCTACCAGAAGGCAAGAAACACGGCACCACCTTCAACACCTCAAACGTAGTCAACTTCTTGATAGCCTCAATAAAGGCATTTAATGGCTGATGCACAATGGATGACTTCAAAAGGCGGGCAAACAGCACATGTATACCATGTTGAAGGCGGGTAAGTTCGCCTAACATTGCAGACACCTTTTCTGATAACTTCTTATTGTCATCAGAAAGCAGTGCGACCTTCTCCTGTTCCTGTGCAAGTGCCGCCTTCAACGCTTCCTGGGCTTCCTGGGAAACACGTAACTCGTCCGGGGTTGGCTCCAAGGCCTCCTTTAACGATGCTAGCTCCCTCTCAAGGCGAGTAATCGTCCTTGACAATTCCGCCATACAGCGGTTATCATCTCAAACATAACACAACTCTCGTGAATGCGACGAGCATCAGCCTCGCTCTGGTTCAATTCATCCGCCGCAAGATGCTGGGTAAACACGGCAAACTGAGAACGCAAGCGCTGTGCCTGGGTGAAGGAAAGGGCAGCCAACGCCTCTTTCAGGGCCGGAAAGGTTATGAAGTCCAGATACTCCCTATAAATCGGATAGTCTGAAGCATCACAGTGTAAAAGATCACGGAATGGCTCGACATTACAGTCGGGCAGGACGTAAACATTCTACCCAACATTAGTTGTCAGCCAGGGGCGAGCATCCCTCTCAGTAACCGGCTCTTCCTCAGCCACCCGCCTCTCCTCCACAACCGGCTCAAGTCTCTCCCGGGGAGCAGCTCCCTCCAACAACGGAACCATGAGGGCAGATGCCTGCGTCCCCGCAGAAGTCACACCAGTGTTACATATGCATACACGAAAGAAAGCAATGTAGTCAGCACAAGCTACTATTAGGAAAGTTAAAGTGAGTGCGAGTCAAAGGCATACCTTCAGCTGCTGCAGATGGCTCAATCTGACGTCTGGTACAACAGATCAGCCCACCCTCTGAAGAACCGCCATTTGAAGATGCCAAGTCTTCAGGAGGCGGCACCCTGTGACGGCTGGAAGACGCCGGAGGCATACCCTCAACCACCTTGTCGGTAAAAACCATTCCATCCAGACTCGTCGCCCTCAGAACCTTCGACACATTTAACTCTGCACAGATCATAAAATGTCATTTTATAAATCATGACTACGTAAAAATGGATGGAAAACGTCGCACGGATAAATACCTCTCCCGCCTCTGCGAGCGACAGGAATCCTATCAGAATAGGTCCAGTTGTTGCTAACATTAGCCATTACCAACACCTGCTTATCATAAGATCGTTGAGGAATCCTCAGGCCCCTCAACTGGTCAACCATCAATTCGCCCAGCTCAGACAGCTGTCTCGGCTATTGAACAGTTACCGACCTAAACAGATAGGATTGTGCGTTCCTCAATGGAAAGTCAGAACACTTGGCAAAAATGAACGATTGCACCTAGTTATCTGCAATCGCGGGTGCCTCCCCAAGGAAATCAATCTCAGCAGTAAACGTGTACCACCCTCTGCGATAGGACGATAGCCGAAAAATGCTTCTGAAAATGTTCAAGCTTAGGACCATGCCTAAACCATTAAAATACATTTCAAATAGCACGATCGCGTGAACCCCATTCAGATGCAAACGAGCAACACTAAGGCTGTAGAAATTTAAAACCTTCATGAAGAAGCGAGTAAATGGGTATCTCAGATATGAGACCTCAAAGGGTCTCAAATAGATAGCACAATGATTTGGTGGGAGCCCACAAGCGCGCTGCTGTGACCT of the Rutidosis leptorrhynchoides isolate AG116_Rl617_1_P2 chromosome 5, CSIRO_AGI_Rlap_v1, whole genome shotgun sequence genome contains:
- the LOC139849128 gene encoding uncharacterized protein — encoded protein: MDIQQSFTSVAYPQANGQVKVTNRDIVAGIKARLGKHPQGWVDELQHVLWAHQRTPKDSTNKTPFSLVYGTEAVIPTEVLVPTNRITTFDEQQYDEALRENLDALEERRTIAHIRQAEKKQKTINHYDKKVKPPDFQLNDLVLHSNEASRQQDVRKLSPRWEVPYKVIGITEYGAYHLETPDGVPIQHPCHAFHLKKYHV